In Anguilla rostrata isolate EN2019 chromosome 1, ASM1855537v3, whole genome shotgun sequence, a genomic segment contains:
- the preb gene encoding prolactin regulatory element-binding protein isoform X1, protein MGRRKHPDLYCAPFPLYTVKVHPETGLVVTAGGGGASKTGIKNGVHFLGLELVGGRHSATLLHSHDTDTRATMNLALGGDVIAAGQDGTCSLMRFKQCSKKDGHKATAREEGGDGKQTAPRRRGGHRRAEAGGDEAETRDETPQMSVEAVGEVCSDRSPTDPLQKCVRFSADLSLLLTGGADGHVRVWEYPAMKEKLDFKAHDGEIEDLDISPDNKQIVTVGRDFACCVWSNDQLVVGLSWHDNMPHITDKMYRYQACRFAKVEDQSDALRLYTVQIPHKRDRRPPPCYLTKWDGRNFLPLLTKPCGSEVISCLAVSDSGTFLGLGTVTGSVSIYIAFSLQSLYYVQEAHGIVVTDLAFLPDSPKGRGILGDNEAALLSVAVDSRCKMHVLPHRGSFPVWLLLLLCALVVVCVVLFLQHTFPGFI, encoded by the exons ATGGGCCGACGGAAACATCCAGACCTCTACTGCGCTCCCTTCCCTCTCTATACTGTGAAGGTGCACCCTGAAACAGGATTAGTTGTCACAGCAGGTGGGGGTGGCGCTTCAAAGACTGGAATTAAAAATGGAGTG CACTTCCTGGGTCTGGAGTTGGTCGGTGGCCGGCACAGTGCTACACTTCTGCACTCCCATGACACAGACACCCGCGCTACCATGAACTTGGCACTAGGGGGCGATGTGATCGCAGCAGGGCAGGATGGCACTTGCAGTTTGATGCGCTTTAAACAGTGCTCCAAGAAGGATGGCCACAAGGCTACAGCTAGAGAAG AAGGGGGCGACGGCAAGCAGACGGCCCCCAGGCGGCGTGGGGGGCATCGGCGGGCCGAGGCAGGCGGGGACGAGGCGGAGACAAGAGACGAGACCCCTCAGATGTCGGTGGAGGCGGTGGGGGAGGTGTGCTCGGACCGCAGCCCCACTGACCCCCTGCAGAAGTGCGTGAGGTTCAGTGCTGACCTCAGCCTGCTGCTGACCGGTGGGGCGGATGGACACGTCCGCGTGTGGGAG taccCTGCAATGAAGGAGAAGCTGGATTTCAAGGCTCATGATGGGGAGATTGAAGACTTAGATATCAGTCCTGATAACAAG caGATCGTGACAGTAGGGCGGGACtttgcgtgctgtgtgtggagtaaTGACCAGCTGGTCGTGGGATTGAGTTGGCATGACAACATGCCTCACATCACCGATAAGATGTACCGCTACCAAGCCTGCAG GTTTGCAAAGGTGGAGGACCAGTCCGATGCTCTGAGGCTCTACACGGTCCAGATTCCTCACAAACGTGACCGCAGGCCGCCCCCCTGCTACCTCACCAAGTGGGACGGGCGGAACTTTCTCCCCTTGCTTACCAAACCCTGTGGCAGTGAGGTCATTTCCTGCCTGGCTGTCAG CGACTCTGGGACGTTTCTGGGCTTGGGGACAGTGACGGGATCAGTGTCCATTTACATTGCCTTCTCACTGCAG AGTCTTTACTACGTTCAGGAAGCCCATGGGATCGTGGTCACCGATCTGGCCTTCCTGCCAGACTCCCCGAAGGGcagggggattctgggagacAACGAAGCCGCCTTGCTGAGCGTAGCGGTGGACAGCCGCTGCAAGATGCACGTCCTGCCCCACCGAG GGTCCTTCCCGGTGtggctgctgctcctgctctgcGCCCTCGTGGTGGTGTGCGTGGTGCTCTTCCTGCAGCACACCTTCCCAGGATTCATTTAG
- the preb gene encoding prolactin regulatory element-binding protein isoform X2, whose product MGRRKHPDLYCAPFPLYTVKVHPETGLVVTAGGGGASKTGIKNGVHFLGLELVGGRHSATLLHSHDTDTRATMNLALGGDVIAAGQDGTCSLMRFKQCSKKDGHKATAREEGGDGKQTAPRRRGGHRRAEAGGDEAETRDETPQMSVEAVGEVCSDRSPTDPLQKCVRFSADLSLLLTGGADGHVRVWEYPAMKEKLDFKAHDGEIEDLDISPDNKIVTVGRDFACCVWSNDQLVVGLSWHDNMPHITDKMYRYQACRFAKVEDQSDALRLYTVQIPHKRDRRPPPCYLTKWDGRNFLPLLTKPCGSEVISCLAVSDSGTFLGLGTVTGSVSIYIAFSLQSLYYVQEAHGIVVTDLAFLPDSPKGRGILGDNEAALLSVAVDSRCKMHVLPHRGSFPVWLLLLLCALVVVCVVLFLQHTFPGFI is encoded by the exons ATGGGCCGACGGAAACATCCAGACCTCTACTGCGCTCCCTTCCCTCTCTATACTGTGAAGGTGCACCCTGAAACAGGATTAGTTGTCACAGCAGGTGGGGGTGGCGCTTCAAAGACTGGAATTAAAAATGGAGTG CACTTCCTGGGTCTGGAGTTGGTCGGTGGCCGGCACAGTGCTACACTTCTGCACTCCCATGACACAGACACCCGCGCTACCATGAACTTGGCACTAGGGGGCGATGTGATCGCAGCAGGGCAGGATGGCACTTGCAGTTTGATGCGCTTTAAACAGTGCTCCAAGAAGGATGGCCACAAGGCTACAGCTAGAGAAG AAGGGGGCGACGGCAAGCAGACGGCCCCCAGGCGGCGTGGGGGGCATCGGCGGGCCGAGGCAGGCGGGGACGAGGCGGAGACAAGAGACGAGACCCCTCAGATGTCGGTGGAGGCGGTGGGGGAGGTGTGCTCGGACCGCAGCCCCACTGACCCCCTGCAGAAGTGCGTGAGGTTCAGTGCTGACCTCAGCCTGCTGCTGACCGGTGGGGCGGATGGACACGTCCGCGTGTGGGAG taccCTGCAATGAAGGAGAAGCTGGATTTCAAGGCTCATGATGGGGAGATTGAAGACTTAGATATCAGTCCTGATAACAAG ATCGTGACAGTAGGGCGGGACtttgcgtgctgtgtgtggagtaaTGACCAGCTGGTCGTGGGATTGAGTTGGCATGACAACATGCCTCACATCACCGATAAGATGTACCGCTACCAAGCCTGCAG GTTTGCAAAGGTGGAGGACCAGTCCGATGCTCTGAGGCTCTACACGGTCCAGATTCCTCACAAACGTGACCGCAGGCCGCCCCCCTGCTACCTCACCAAGTGGGACGGGCGGAACTTTCTCCCCTTGCTTACCAAACCCTGTGGCAGTGAGGTCATTTCCTGCCTGGCTGTCAG CGACTCTGGGACGTTTCTGGGCTTGGGGACAGTGACGGGATCAGTGTCCATTTACATTGCCTTCTCACTGCAG AGTCTTTACTACGTTCAGGAAGCCCATGGGATCGTGGTCACCGATCTGGCCTTCCTGCCAGACTCCCCGAAGGGcagggggattctgggagacAACGAAGCCGCCTTGCTGAGCGTAGCGGTGGACAGCCGCTGCAAGATGCACGTCCTGCCCCACCGAG GGTCCTTCCCGGTGtggctgctgctcctgctctgcGCCCTCGTGGTGGTGTGCGTGGTGCTCTTCCTGCAGCACACCTTCCCAGGATTCATTTAG